A section of the Aminiphilus circumscriptus DSM 16581 genome encodes:
- a CDS encoding sensor histidine kinase → MVFVLAVLGPSVGLSLLALRAASREALFVERRFEGSLLAEVNHAAARIAEVLQVVMEDLAAEAERIDSDVAALARWKKEEPLVSVPFLLQDGRVTISDAEGDGGAAFLATFGPFLEGRSNLPVYDDIADVYRKQMRADVSDGDGVSAGAVPFPYDTPGRRNDGGKGQESAAHEETEGAEFLLAPARESLSTAGKTEAPVFEAFAPDPRAKMVAPKGFVQQLVSGFLKNDAAVEEETYQKAVREGFQMLERNVLPQAALQAPALFMERAAPVRSKTVVQGRLFADLRREGPSGILPRLSDEGLELLFWTRGREKDGVTGCTLNMHLLRERFVAALPEILSDVRVLTVLNEAGEPLFVPPGAGGLEWKKPFVAREISSLLPRWEVGAWLVDPGMIASLARTTNLAVWLLVAVLLVTVATGGTVVLRTLSAEMRLARQKTTFVANVSHELKTPLTSIRLFAEMLLQHRQPDEARRDDYLRTMVSEAERLSRLVDNVLTFSRRDADNPDCIKERLNLAELVRETVEQLRPHLILHGFSLRVEAPEMLPVQGHAEGLRQVLMNLLSNAEKYSEGCREVTVIVCSEGDEAVVEVADRGVGVPPSQAARIFEEFYRGDDSLTSTRRGTGLGLSIARHIARKHGGDVTFRPRDGGGSVFSLRIPAGNDATRKGAGA, encoded by the coding sequence GTGGTGTTTGTACTGGCCGTACTGGGGCCCAGTGTCGGATTGAGCCTGCTTGCCCTCCGTGCGGCGAGCCGAGAGGCCCTTTTCGTGGAACGGCGTTTCGAAGGCTCGCTGCTCGCCGAGGTGAACCACGCTGCGGCCCGGATTGCCGAGGTCCTCCAGGTCGTGATGGAGGACCTCGCCGCCGAAGCGGAACGGATTGATTCCGACGTGGCGGCCCTTGCCCGCTGGAAGAAAGAAGAACCATTGGTGAGCGTACCTTTTCTGCTGCAGGATGGTCGCGTCACGATTTCCGATGCCGAGGGTGACGGAGGGGCTGCATTTCTCGCCACCTTCGGTCCTTTCCTGGAGGGGAGGTCGAATCTGCCGGTCTACGACGACATTGCCGACGTGTACCGGAAACAGATGCGGGCTGATGTTTCGGATGGGGACGGCGTTTCCGCCGGTGCCGTCCCGTTTCCGTACGACACGCCGGGGCGCAGGAACGATGGAGGAAAAGGGCAGGAAAGCGCCGCCCACGAGGAAACCGAAGGGGCGGAATTTCTCCTGGCTCCGGCGAGGGAATCGCTGTCCACCGCCGGAAAGACGGAAGCTCCCGTTTTCGAGGCGTTTGCTCCCGATCCGAGGGCAAAAATGGTCGCTCCGAAAGGTTTTGTGCAACAGCTGGTGTCGGGGTTCCTGAAAAACGACGCGGCGGTGGAGGAGGAGACCTACCAGAAGGCCGTTCGGGAAGGGTTTCAGATGCTGGAGAGAAATGTTCTTCCCCAGGCGGCGCTGCAGGCTCCGGCGCTCTTCATGGAGCGTGCAGCGCCGGTTCGTTCCAAGACGGTCGTTCAGGGGCGTCTCTTCGCCGATCTCCGGCGGGAAGGGCCGAGCGGCATCCTCCCCCGTCTTTCCGACGAAGGGTTGGAACTGCTCTTCTGGACACGGGGGCGAGAGAAGGACGGCGTGACGGGCTGCACGCTCAACATGCACCTTCTTCGGGAGCGTTTCGTCGCCGCGCTGCCGGAGATTCTTTCGGACGTGCGGGTGCTCACGGTGCTGAACGAGGCGGGAGAGCCCCTTTTCGTTCCCCCCGGAGCGGGCGGGCTGGAGTGGAAAAAACCCTTCGTGGCCCGGGAGATTTCGTCCCTGTTGCCCCGCTGGGAGGTGGGGGCCTGGCTCGTCGATCCCGGCATGATCGCTTCTCTGGCGCGGACGACGAACCTCGCGGTCTGGCTTCTCGTGGCGGTCCTCCTCGTCACCGTCGCGACGGGAGGGACCGTGGTGCTCCGCACACTCTCCGCGGAGATGCGGCTGGCGCGGCAGAAAACCACCTTTGTGGCCAACGTCTCCCATGAGCTGAAAACACCTCTCACCTCGATCCGGCTTTTCGCGGAGATGCTGCTGCAACACCGCCAGCCCGACGAGGCACGGCGCGACGACTATCTCCGTACCATGGTGTCCGAGGCGGAGCGCCTTTCCAGGTTGGTGGACAATGTGCTCACCTTTTCCCGACGTGACGCGGACAACCCGGACTGTATCAAAGAACGGTTGAATCTGGCGGAGCTGGTGCGGGAGACGGTGGAACAGCTCCGTCCCCATCTGATCCTGCATGGTTTTTCGCTCCGGGTGGAAGCGCCGGAGATGCTGCCCGTTCAGGGACACGCGGAAGGGTTGCGGCAGGTGCTGATGAACCTGCTCTCCAACGCCGAGAAATACTCCGAGGGTTGTCGCGAAGTGACGGTCATCGTATGCTCCGAAGGAGACGAGGCAGTGGTGGAGGTGGCGGACCGGGGCGTCGGCGTGCCGCCCTCCCAGGCGGCGCGGATTTTCGAGGAATTCTACCGGGGCGACGATTCGCTGACCTCCACGCGGCGGGGAACGGGGCTCGGGCTTTCCATCGCACGGCACATCGCCCGCAAACACGGCGGCGACGTGACCTTCAGGCCGAGGGACGGAGGCGGCAGTGTCTTTTCCCTGCGGATACCAGCGGGGAATGACGCGACGCGGAAGGGAGCGGGGGCGTGA
- a CDS encoding GNAT family N-acetyltransferase yields the protein MFLIETARLALRRMTTDDAAFIVRLLNQPSFLRFIGDKGVRTEEDARRYIEEGPLASYGRHGFGLFLVELREACTPIGICGLLKRDTLEDVDLGLAFLPEFEGKGFGFEAADATLGYGYGTLGLEKIVAIVSKDNATSIHLLEKLGLRFEKALPPTPEGAEILLYVPGSLPSQSMRS from the coding sequence ATGTTTCTCATCGAAACGGCACGGCTCGCACTTCGCCGCATGACGACCGACGACGCGGCGTTCATCGTCCGACTGCTCAATCAGCCGTCGTTTCTCCGCTTCATCGGAGACAAGGGAGTCCGCACGGAAGAGGACGCCCGCCGCTACATCGAGGAAGGGCCTCTCGCGAGTTACGGACGTCACGGCTTCGGCCTCTTTCTGGTGGAGCTTCGAGAGGCGTGTACTCCCATCGGCATCTGTGGTTTGCTGAAGCGGGACACGCTGGAAGATGTGGATCTCGGTCTCGCCTTCCTCCCCGAATTCGAGGGAAAGGGGTTCGGCTTCGAAGCCGCCGACGCCACCCTGGGCTACGGCTATGGGACGCTCGGTCTCGAAAAAATCGTGGCCATCGTTTCGAAGGACAACGCCACGTCCATTCACCTGCTCGAAAAGCTGGGACTCCGTTTCGAAAAAGCACTTCCGCCCACGCCCGAGGGCGCGGAAATCCTGCTCTACGTTCCGGGGAGCCTCCCGTCACAGAGCATGCGATCCTGA
- a CDS encoding aminotransferase class V-fold PLP-dependent enzyme — MTVLGDSCSNTPAMKELFHLDPSLIFLNHGSFGACPKEVFAVFQEWQRTMEKNPVEFLGRRSAELLRQSREVLTRYVGTRPENLVYVTNATSGVNTVARSLALMPGDEILTTDHEYGACDNTWRHVCRRTGARYLPVTIPLPFRAEEFAERIWAEVTPRTRMLYLSHITSTTALIFPLAELCHRAREAGILTLIDGAHAPGHIPLDLDTLGADFYTGNCHKWLCAPKGSAFLYVRPEHHETIDATVVSWGYSDHVSGHTGFDAYTGSTVLERRLQWQGTRDIAPFLSVPAAISFQEQHGWETVRRTCHALAAETLRRVCDLTGLSPVCGENDFGQMVVLPVPPTDPDRLKETLFDRFRIEVPVTSHGNRLFVRLSVQGYNTEEDADALIEAIRNLFAR; from the coding sequence ATGACCGTTCTCGGCGACTCCTGCAGCAACACACCTGCAATGAAGGAGCTTTTTCACCTCGATCCTTCACTGATCTTTCTGAACCACGGCTCCTTCGGCGCCTGTCCGAAGGAGGTTTTCGCCGTCTTCCAGGAATGGCAGCGAACGATGGAAAAAAACCCCGTGGAGTTTCTGGGGCGCCGCTCCGCCGAGCTGCTCCGACAATCGCGAGAGGTGCTCACCCGCTACGTCGGAACCCGGCCCGAAAATCTGGTCTACGTCACAAACGCCACCAGCGGCGTCAACACCGTGGCCCGGTCGCTCGCTCTGATGCCGGGGGACGAGATTCTCACCACCGATCACGAGTACGGCGCCTGCGACAACACGTGGCGTCACGTCTGCCGCCGCACCGGCGCCCGCTATCTCCCCGTGACGATCCCCCTGCCCTTTCGGGCGGAGGAGTTCGCCGAACGCATCTGGGCTGAGGTCACTCCCCGGACACGGATGCTCTACCTGAGCCACATCACCTCCACCACGGCCCTGATCTTTCCCCTGGCGGAACTCTGCCACCGTGCGCGGGAAGCGGGCATCCTCACCCTCATCGACGGCGCCCACGCTCCCGGCCACATCCCGCTGGATCTCGACACCCTCGGCGCTGATTTCTACACGGGCAACTGCCACAAATGGCTCTGCGCTCCCAAGGGTTCGGCCTTCCTCTACGTTCGTCCCGAACACCACGAAACGATCGACGCCACCGTGGTGAGCTGGGGCTACAGCGACCATGTTTCAGGGCACACAGGCTTCGACGCCTACACGGGCTCCACCGTGCTGGAGCGCCGCCTTCAATGGCAGGGCACGCGCGACATCGCGCCCTTTCTCTCCGTTCCCGCGGCCATTTCCTTCCAGGAACAGCACGGCTGGGAGACAGTGCGCCGGACGTGTCACGCGCTCGCGGCGGAAACACTCCGGCGCGTCTGCGACCTGACGGGCCTGTCCCCGGTCTGCGGAGAAAACGATTTCGGCCAGATGGTCGTCCTTCCCGTTCCACCGACGGACCCGGACCGACTGAAAGAGACGTTGTTCGACCGTTTCCGCATCGAAGTCCCCGTGACCTCCCACGGAAATCGTCTCTTCGTCCGCCTCTCCGTTCAGGGCTACAACACGGAAGAGGACGCGGACGCGCTGATCGAGGCAATCCGGAACCTTTTCGCACGCTGA
- a CDS encoding TRAP transporter small permease: MKGFFRITDHLARGAFVVAVAALAGVFVLDCFRIVSRYFFGMPQNWVPGMLALLTNWAVFLGVGWYLYVRETIVIDYFYEKWLSPSWRRRVDVLTSLVVVAFAVLAIRYGWNVYLRGDHQSSLSTLPLAYKWYTLPFVLGMLLGLIGTIKFLVLKPEREGTA, encoded by the coding sequence ATGAAAGGATTTTTCCGGATTACCGATCACCTTGCTCGCGGCGCCTTCGTCGTTGCCGTCGCAGCCCTGGCGGGAGTGTTCGTTCTCGACTGCTTCCGCATCGTGAGCAGGTACTTTTTCGGCATGCCCCAGAACTGGGTTCCGGGCATGCTTGCACTCCTGACCAACTGGGCGGTCTTTCTGGGAGTCGGATGGTATCTCTACGTTCGGGAGACCATTGTCATCGATTATTTCTACGAGAAGTGGCTGTCGCCTTCGTGGCGCCGACGGGTGGATGTTCTCACGTCCCTGGTTGTGGTCGCCTTTGCGGTGTTGGCGATTCGCTACGGATGGAACGTCTATCTCCGGGGCGATCACCAGAGTTCTCTTTCCACGCTACCCCTGGCATACAAGTGGTATACGCTCCCCTTTGTGCTAGGGATGCTCCTGGGGCTGATCGGAACGATCAAGTTTCTGGTGTTGAAACCGGAAAGAGAAGGGACGGCGTAA
- a CDS encoding vWA domain-containing protein, which yields MKGKGFLRFGLGLGVAAVLAVFAGNPGAVFAEETVPVCFEVQPDTPVVESGSGRRVIVRALVRSDGSVKSRRAPLAVALVLDKSGSMASDRKMENAKIGAMEVLRMLLPSDAVTVVAYDDEARVLFPGREVGRGAEDTRLSRSIRRLQPGGSTALYDGVLTGAEELRSFVEEGFLPRILLLSDGIANVGPSSAEELARLGRKLAREEMTITTIGLGLDYNEDLMTALAAASGGNAYFARHAEMLPDIFARDMQDAVTVTARKVRLRLRCADGVRPLGILGREGTRDAVSMETVIDNLYATGEKYALFELELPRGEAGTVLDAATVELEYVDATTGASRRMTLPVKVTFTKDAKEVAANLDRNILAQAELAKNAEVREEAIRLVDEGRAGDAADLLKKRKGVLSALLPSVGAAAPMMEKEAGFFEELAENLLSMGSLSSYERKHVMNEAYVQKNQQAPLNLSDDVSGDVSPDLH from the coding sequence ATGAAGGGAAAAGGTTTTCTGCGGTTCGGGTTGGGTTTGGGGGTGGCGGCGGTGCTGGCGGTCTTTGCCGGAAATCCCGGCGCGGTTTTTGCGGAAGAGACTGTTCCGGTTTGTTTTGAGGTACAGCCGGACACGCCGGTGGTGGAGAGTGGAAGCGGGCGGCGGGTGATCGTGCGGGCCCTGGTGCGGTCCGATGGAAGCGTGAAAAGCAGGCGGGCGCCGCTGGCGGTGGCGCTCGTGCTGGACAAGTCGGGGTCTATGGCGTCGGACCGCAAGATGGAAAACGCCAAGATCGGAGCGATGGAGGTGCTTCGGATGCTCCTGCCGAGCGATGCGGTGACCGTGGTGGCCTACGACGACGAAGCCCGGGTCCTGTTCCCCGGAAGGGAAGTCGGCAGGGGAGCGGAGGACACACGGCTGTCCCGGTCGATCCGTCGTCTGCAGCCCGGCGGCTCCACGGCCTTGTACGATGGCGTGCTCACCGGGGCAGAGGAGCTGCGATCCTTCGTGGAGGAGGGGTTTCTTCCCCGGATTCTTCTTCTGTCGGACGGCATCGCCAACGTAGGCCCCTCGTCTGCGGAGGAACTGGCCCGGCTCGGAAGAAAACTTGCCCGGGAGGAGATGACCATCACCACCATCGGGCTCGGGCTGGATTACAATGAAGACCTGATGACCGCCCTTGCGGCGGCGAGTGGAGGCAATGCCTACTTTGCCCGGCACGCGGAGATGCTTCCGGATATCTTCGCCCGGGACATGCAGGACGCGGTGACCGTGACGGCGAGGAAGGTGAGGCTTCGGCTCCGGTGCGCCGACGGTGTGCGTCCGCTGGGGATTCTCGGACGGGAGGGGACGCGGGATGCGGTGAGCATGGAAACGGTCATCGACAACTTGTACGCCACGGGCGAGAAATACGCCCTCTTCGAGCTTGAGCTGCCCCGGGGCGAGGCAGGAACGGTCCTTGACGCCGCGACGGTGGAGCTTGAGTATGTGGATGCGACCACGGGCGCTTCCCGCCGGATGACGCTGCCTGTGAAAGTGACCTTCACGAAGGACGCGAAAGAAGTGGCAGCGAACCTGGACCGCAACATTCTGGCCCAGGCGGAACTTGCGAAGAACGCCGAAGTCCGTGAGGAGGCCATCCGTCTCGTCGACGAGGGGCGCGCCGGAGACGCCGCGGACCTACTGAAGAAGCGCAAGGGAGTGCTGAGCGCTCTGCTTCCGAGCGTCGGCGCCGCCGCACCGATGATGGAAAAGGAGGCGGGTTTCTTCGAGGAACTTGCGGAGAACCTTCTCTCCATGGGAAGCCTTTCTTCCTACGAGCGCAAGCATGTCATGAACGAGGCCTACGTGCAGAAAAACCAGCAGGCACCGCTGAACCTCAGCGACGACGTGAGCGGTGATGTGAGCCCGGACCTGCACTGA
- a CDS encoding TRAP transporter substrate-binding protein, with the protein MKRSGSFLFFGVLILSLVLTLPFSGVAWAKAEFEISMATKMGPQSPEFKAFERFVELVKEKSEGKAEVKIFGSEILGTDETVFKSMNMGAVDLIADTLVLGARVYVPRIDYFTPPFVYDDFEHFVRFLKSEYAQEVFKELEEKAGVIYLNTEWTWRRGPFRVICTKKPLESWNDLKGLKLRFYPSDLEIKVWEYLGTVPTVIAWSETYLALQQGLVESVTAPVTLVNDTKFAEVAPYITKTDEYPQTIAFYMNKNKFFTLPEAIRNALVEACNEAGAEYVRGLDATAAAILKEAETEYKATFVDMDRKPLIEKAQGFYEKAEKEGLMPKEFWDVIAAIEAARK; encoded by the coding sequence ATGAAGAGGAGCGGTTCGTTTTTGTTTTTCGGCGTTCTGATACTGTCGTTGGTTTTGACGCTGCCTTTCTCGGGTGTGGCCTGGGCCAAGGCAGAGTTCGAGATCAGTATGGCGACGAAGATGGGTCCTCAGAGCCCGGAGTTCAAGGCATTCGAGCGATTCGTCGAGCTTGTGAAAGAGAAGAGCGAAGGCAAGGCCGAGGTGAAGATCTTCGGTTCCGAAATTCTCGGCACGGATGAGACCGTATTTAAAAGCATGAACATGGGTGCCGTGGATCTCATCGCCGACACGCTTGTTCTGGGCGCTCGGGTGTACGTTCCCCGCATCGACTATTTCACACCTCCCTTCGTCTACGACGATTTCGAACATTTCGTTCGTTTCCTGAAGAGCGAGTACGCTCAGGAAGTCTTCAAAGAACTGGAGGAGAAGGCCGGTGTCATCTATCTCAACACGGAGTGGACCTGGCGAAGAGGACCCTTCCGGGTCATTTGCACTAAGAAACCCCTCGAGTCCTGGAATGATCTGAAGGGGCTGAAACTTCGCTTCTATCCCTCGGATCTCGAAATCAAGGTGTGGGAGTACCTCGGAACGGTCCCCACGGTGATCGCCTGGTCCGAAACCTATCTTGCCCTGCAGCAGGGACTCGTGGAGTCCGTCACGGCTCCGGTCACGCTCGTGAACGACACGAAGTTCGCGGAAGTGGCACCCTACATCACAAAAACCGACGAATATCCCCAGACTATCGCGTTTTACATGAACAAGAACAAGTTCTTTACGCTTCCCGAGGCAATTCGCAATGCTCTTGTGGAGGCCTGCAACGAAGCGGGTGCGGAATACGTCCGAGGTCTCGACGCCACGGCGGCGGCGATTCTCAAGGAGGCCGAAACGGAATACAAGGCGACCTTCGTTGACATGGACAGAAAACCGCTTATCGAGAAAGCGCAAGGTTTCTACGAAAAAGCGGAAAAAGAAGGATTGATGCCGAAGGAGTTCTGGGACGTCATTGCCGCCATCGAGGCCGCCAGAAAATAG
- a CDS encoding M20 family metallopeptidase: MKEREERMSERLFAATGTDEAMELTARLIRIPSHWEVPEKEVEVVRAIVAFLEAERIPYELQRVEGERYNVIARIHGAGSGRSLALVGHLDTVPPFDMTVPPFDGLRQENRLYGRGAVDMKGPVATMLLTLAAFARTGIVPEGDLCFAGVLAEETNSDGCETLVASGFRTDGAIVGEPSAGEYSIGHRGLEWIEVEFFGKRAHGAIPEAGVNAIVHAASFVKCVQERIVPELRRRTHPAMGQSVMNFGTINGGTQPSTVADRCLIRLDRRYLPDESVESILAEYQAILDDLAREDPTFKAELRRMPENLMRIYDHVPLETSPEDPLVTTLLSVLEDVRGMPPSLSTRRGWTDAALLSRYGRIPTVVYGPGNISRSHTAEEYITAEELAEGLRAYLLLALRYCGAR; encoded by the coding sequence GTGAAAGAACGAGAGGAGCGCATGTCGGAGCGGCTGTTTGCCGCGACCGGTACCGACGAGGCGATGGAATTGACCGCCCGGCTCATTCGTATCCCCAGTCACTGGGAAGTTCCGGAGAAAGAAGTCGAGGTGGTGCGGGCCATTGTCGCCTTTCTCGAGGCAGAGCGGATTCCCTACGAACTTCAGAGGGTCGAGGGTGAGCGGTACAACGTGATCGCCCGCATTCACGGAGCGGGATCAGGGAGAAGCCTTGCCCTGGTGGGACATCTCGACACGGTTCCTCCCTTCGACATGACCGTGCCCCCCTTCGACGGTCTCAGGCAGGAGAATCGCCTCTACGGACGGGGCGCGGTGGACATGAAGGGTCCCGTAGCGACCATGCTTCTCACTCTTGCCGCCTTCGCCCGCACCGGTATTGTGCCCGAGGGAGATCTCTGCTTCGCCGGAGTCCTCGCGGAGGAGACCAACAGTGACGGGTGCGAGACCCTCGTCGCCTCGGGATTTCGCACGGACGGGGCCATTGTGGGAGAGCCTTCGGCGGGGGAGTACTCCATCGGCCACCGGGGTCTGGAGTGGATCGAGGTGGAGTTTTTCGGGAAACGGGCGCATGGGGCCATTCCCGAAGCCGGGGTGAACGCCATCGTTCATGCCGCATCCTTCGTGAAGTGTGTCCAGGAAAGAATCGTTCCCGAACTGCGCCGGCGGACGCACCCCGCCATGGGGCAGTCGGTGATGAACTTTGGCACCATCAACGGCGGAACGCAGCCGAGCACCGTGGCGGATCGCTGTCTGATCCGGCTGGATCGGCGTTATCTTCCCGATGAGAGCGTTGAGAGCATCCTCGCCGAATATCAGGCGATTCTCGACGACCTTGCCCGGGAGGATCCTACTTTCAAGGCGGAACTGCGGAGAATGCCCGAGAACCTCATGCGCATCTATGATCATGTTCCTCTGGAGACGTCGCCGGAGGATCCTCTGGTGACGACCCTGCTCTCGGTCCTGGAGGATGTGAGGGGCATGCCTCCCTCTCTGTCGACGCGGCGCGGTTGGACCGATGCGGCCCTTCTGAGTCGGTACGGACGTATTCCCACCGTGGTTTACGGACCGGGGAATATCTCCCGCTCGCACACGGCGGAGGAATACATCACCGCCGAGGAACTCGCGGAAGGACTTCGCGCTTACCTGCTGCTCGCTCTCCGGTACTGCGGGGCGCGTTGA
- the ablA gene encoding lysine 2,3-aminomutase translates to MREYRSVELWKDVAPEQWNDWKWQVANRITTVEQLRKVLPLTDDEAKVIEQSLNKLRMAITPYYASLIDPANPEDPIRKQAVPTLKETHIAATDLEDPLHEDIDSPAPGLTHRYPDRGILMLTDQCSMYCRHCTRRRKAGETDKAYTKEYLKPAIDYLRKTPTFRDILFTGGDPFLVSDELIDWVLGEVRRIPHIEIVRFGSRTPVVMPQRITDDLCSILRKYHPLWVNTHFNHPHEITPESRKACEKLADAGIPLGNQSVLLKGVNDCPYTFRELNQKLLTLRVRPYYIYQCDLSTGIEHFRTSVAKGIEIMEYLRGHTSGLAVPYFIVDAPGGGGKIPVLPNYVVSMSDKRVVLRNYEGVICTYTEPEDKISHCPEGCEAYCERQKKYSREGLIQLLEGEKISIEPSHLARRDRAAHRGCDGKH, encoded by the coding sequence ATGAGGGAGTATCGAAGCGTCGAACTGTGGAAGGATGTCGCTCCGGAACAGTGGAACGACTGGAAGTGGCAGGTTGCCAACCGGATCACCACGGTGGAACAGCTCCGGAAGGTGCTGCCCCTCACGGATGACGAGGCGAAGGTCATCGAGCAGAGCCTGAACAAGCTCCGCATGGCCATCACGCCCTATTACGCCTCGCTCATCGATCCGGCAAACCCCGAGGACCCCATCCGGAAACAGGCGGTGCCCACGCTCAAGGAGACGCACATTGCCGCCACGGATTTGGAGGATCCTCTCCACGAGGACATCGATTCTCCCGCGCCCGGGCTGACGCACCGCTATCCCGACCGGGGCATTCTCATGCTCACGGATCAGTGCTCCATGTACTGTCGTCACTGCACACGGCGGCGCAAGGCGGGGGAGACGGACAAGGCCTACACGAAGGAGTATCTCAAGCCCGCCATCGACTATCTTCGAAAGACTCCTACATTCCGGGACATCCTCTTCACCGGCGGCGATCCTTTCCTCGTGAGCGACGAGCTGATCGACTGGGTGCTCGGTGAAGTGCGCCGGATTCCCCATATCGAGATCGTCCGCTTCGGCTCCCGGACGCCGGTGGTCATGCCGCAGCGCATCACCGACGATCTCTGCTCGATTCTCAGGAAATATCACCCGCTCTGGGTGAACACCCATTTCAATCACCCTCATGAAATCACGCCGGAATCACGGAAAGCCTGCGAAAAACTCGCCGACGCGGGTATTCCCCTGGGAAACCAGTCCGTGCTCCTCAAGGGCGTCAACGACTGCCCCTACACGTTCCGGGAACTGAACCAGAAACTGCTCACCCTGCGGGTCCGCCCCTACTACATCTACCAGTGCGACCTCTCCACGGGGATCGAGCATTTCCGCACCTCCGTGGCGAAGGGTATCGAGATCATGGAATACCTTCGGGGACACACCTCCGGTCTGGCCGTTCCCTACTTCATCGTGGACGCGCCGGGTGGCGGCGGCAAGATCCCCGTTCTTCCCAACTATGTCGTCTCCATGTCGGACAAACGGGTGGTCCTGCGCAACTACGAGGGCGTGATCTGCACCTACACGGAACCGGAGGACAAGATCAGCCATTGTCCCGAGGGGTGTGAGGCCTACTGCGAGCGGCAGAAGAAATATTCCCGGGAAGGGCTCATCCAGCTTTTGGAGGGGGAGAAGATCTCCATCGAACCGTCTCACCTGGCCCGGAGGGACCGGGCGGCACACCGGGGGTGCGATGGCAAGCACTGA
- a CDS encoding M20 family metallopeptidase, with translation MGALRRSFAEEVRACADDGEIVALAGKLVSIPSCHGLPKPEEEIASFLHGFLRENGVESCLVPLGEGHWNVLASIGGKGGGTDPWNGGEAGLLLNGHLDTVGVDGMEGDPFSGAVVNGMLSGRGSVDMKGAVAAMVMALVALRRSGVRLSKPLLFSAVADEEWWSTGTRALLESGVRARYAIVGEPTQLEIHHGHRGLEWLEIRVQGRYAHGGAPERGINAIVKMNAVVTALTERLLPQIAQRVHPIAGPATLNLGRIEGGLQPSTVAGSCLLQLDRRWIPGESSKGVTAEIAELLEDLSGKDPDFFAQVVPMRDREVHPGDNPPLCTDPSSPLVQSLVAFMTERRGGSRLGLFPAWSDGGLLSEAGIETVVFGPGDLALAHSMNEVCPVADILDACDGYIAAAVELCGARGAA, from the coding sequence ATGGGTGCTTTGAGAAGATCTTTCGCCGAAGAGGTTCGGGCCTGTGCGGACGATGGAGAAATCGTGGCTCTCGCGGGGAAGCTGGTGTCGATTCCGAGTTGCCATGGCTTGCCGAAGCCAGAGGAGGAAATTGCTTCCTTTCTGCACGGATTCCTGCGTGAAAACGGAGTGGAAAGCTGTCTCGTTCCCCTGGGCGAAGGACACTGGAACGTTCTCGCCTCCATCGGAGGCAAGGGCGGAGGAACGGACCCCTGGAACGGCGGCGAGGCGGGACTCCTCCTGAACGGACATCTCGACACGGTGGGCGTGGACGGCATGGAGGGCGATCCCTTCAGCGGTGCCGTGGTGAACGGTATGCTCTCCGGAAGAGGTTCCGTGGACATGAAGGGGGCTGTGGCAGCCATGGTCATGGCGCTTGTGGCGTTGCGCCGCTCCGGTGTGCGTTTGTCGAAGCCGCTCCTTTTTTCCGCGGTGGCCGACGAGGAGTGGTGGAGCACGGGAACGCGGGCGCTTCTGGAGAGCGGTGTCCGGGCGCGCTACGCTATCGTTGGGGAGCCCACGCAGCTTGAGATTCACCACGGACATCGAGGGCTCGAATGGCTCGAAATCCGCGTACAGGGACGCTATGCCCACGGCGGTGCGCCCGAACGGGGCATCAATGCCATCGTGAAAATGAACGCCGTCGTGACGGCCCTGACGGAGAGGCTTCTTCCCCAAATCGCGCAGCGGGTGCATCCCATCGCGGGACCGGCGACGCTCAACCTCGGGCGTATCGAGGGAGGGCTCCAGCCGAGCACCGTGGCGGGAAGCTGTCTTCTTCAGCTTGACCGGAGATGGATCCCCGGAGAGTCCTCGAAGGGTGTCACGGCGGAGATCGCGGAACTGCTGGAGGACCTTTCCGGAAAGGATCCGGACTTTTTTGCCCAAGTGGTTCCCATGCGGGATCGGGAGGTCCATCCCGGTGACAACCCGCCTCTCTGTACGGACCCGTCGTCTCCGCTTGTGCAGTCCCTTGTGGCGTTCATGACCGAGCGTCGCGGCGGATCCCGGCTCGGACTGTTTCCCGCCTGGAGCGACGGGGGACTTCTCAGCGAGGCGGGAATCGAGACGGTGGTGTTCGGGCCGGGAGATCTCGCCCTGGCGCATTCCATGAACGAGGTCTGTCCTGTTGCGGATATCCTCGATGCCTGCGACGGCTACATCGCTGCGGCAGTGGAGCTTTGTGGCGCGCGAGGTGCCGCATGA